The following DNA comes from Janthinobacterium sp. TB1-E2.
CTGGCAGGCAAGCGCATCGGCGTGGAAAAGGTGTCGATCGCGGCCATGCTGATGCTGGGCGAAGACAATGGCAAGTACCGCGACGACGTGCGCATCTTCGATACGGCCGCCGAAGCCTTGCAGCAATTGCAGGCGGGCAAGCTCGACGCCGTGCTGGCCAACCGTTCGGAAATCGAATCGGTGCTGAAAAGCGACCCCGCTTTCCCCTTGAGCGAAGTGGCGTTCGCCCGCTTGCCGCGTGCCGGCTGGGCCGTGGGCCTGGCCGTCAGCAAGCAACAGCTCGACGTGGCCAAGTTGCTGCAGGCAGCCATGAACGAGATGGCGGCCAGCGGCGAACTGAAAACGATCTTTGAGAAGTATGGCGTGAAGGAGGCGCGGCCCTGAAGTAGCTTGCTCTGGTTTAAAAGCCCGCGCATCGGAAGAGGCGCGGGCTTTTTAGTTTTAGAAACTATATTGGGCGCTGACACCCAGCAGCCAATTGCGTCCTGGCGCCGCTTCATAGTAGCGTTTGTTGCTGTCGCCGACGATGACGGAGCCCACGTAGGTCTTGTCGAAAAGATTGTTCAGGCGGGCAAATTCCTTGAAGCGCCAGTTCCCCACGTTTTGTTTGGCGTTGAAGCGCGCATTGAACACCGTGTAGCCGGGCGCCGGTTTTTCGATGTTGCTGTCTTCCGCGTAGACCTGGTTGCTGGCCACGCTTTCCAGCGCCGCGCAAAAGCGGTCGAGCTTATCTTTCCACGCCAATTCCGCGAACAGGTTGGCGCTGGGCACGCCAGGCAAACGGCTGCCTTCGCGCACGCTGCCAAACGCCTGGTCATACACGGCGTGCAGGCTGGTCAGTGCTACTTTTGCCGTGAAACCATATGGCAAGTTTGAGTCCAGCGACACTTCCATACCTTGGCGCAAGGTTTTACCTGCATTGCGATAGCTGGTGCGCCCGCCGCTGGACTTGTCGACCACCAATTCGTCGTTGGTCTTGATCTGGAACACGGCCGCGTTTACGTGGGTGTTGTTGGCGATTCTCGCCTTGATGCCTGCTTCCAGGTTGGTGCTGGTGGCCGGTTTTAGCTGGTAATTGAAGCCGCCGCCCGTGCCCGAGTAAAACAGTTCATTCAAGGTAGGCGCCTCAAAACCGCGCGCGGCGCTGGCGTACACGTTGACGCTCGGCGTCAGTTTATACAGCAGACCCAGCACCGGTGTCGTGTGGCTGAATTCGAGGCTGCCGCTGTCGTTCCCATTGCTGAGATAGTGGTCGTCGACCGCCACTTTCATCTTGCTGTAGCGCACACCTGCGCTCAGCAGCCATGGGCCGCTTTGCCATTCCGTCTGGATATAGGGATCGAGGCTGGAGACGACATTCTGCTCGTCGCGGCGCAGCTTGCCTTTCACGCCAAACGTGTTGCCGATGTAATTTTCATAGCCGGTGCGGTCATCGCTGGAGCGGCCGTAATCGATGCCGATGGTGGTGCTCAGCTTGCCGCCTGCCAACTGGTTCACATGTAGCCAGTTGGTATCGATGCCGTAGAACTCACGCTGGAAGTCAACCACGCCGCCCGAATGGCTAGGCGGCGCCTGGAAGCCTTTGGTAAAAGCCTGGTACTGGATCACGTCGCGGTTGCCGCCATACACCATCACATGCAGGCGGTCGTCGCCGAACGACTGTTCATAGGTGGCGCCGATTTGCTGGTGGTCGATGCTCTTGCGCGTGTTGTAGCGCTCGGCCAGGGTGCGCTTCGGGTTTTGCGTGTCGCTCGCATCGGTTTCGCCAGCGCGCGGGTCGCGGGCAAACGTGGCCCAGGTGGCACCCAGCGGATCTTGCGTGTTGCCTTGGTGCAGGCTGTTGGCAACGATGGTCAGCTTGCTGTCCGCATTGGGCTTGACGGTGATCTTGCCGAACGCCTGTTCGCGCGTGGCGGAGCTGTGATCGCGGAAACCGTCCGTGCGGAAGCGCGAGCCGTCGAGCACGTAGCCGATGCCGCCTGCCTGGCCTTGTGCCGTCAAGTCCACTTTGTTGGTGCCGTAGCTGCCGCCCACCACATTTAATTCGACGGACGGGGGATTTTGCCCATCCTTGGAAAACAGCTGGATCACGCCGCCCGAGTGGTTGCCGTAGATGGCAGAAAACGGTCCGCGCAGCACTTCGATGCGCTCGGCCGTATCGAGGTTGAAGGTGGCGGCCTGGCCTTGGCCGTCGGGCATGCTGGCAGGAATGCCATCGCTGATCAGTTTGACGCCGCGCACGCCAAAGGCCGAGCGTGCGCCGAAGCCGCGCGACGAGATCTGCAAGTCTTGCGCATAGTTCTGGCGGTTTTGCACGACCAGGCCCGGCACGGCGGCCAGCGCTTCTGACGCGTTGACGCGGATTTGGCCATCTTGGATGCGGGCGCTGTCGACGACGTCGATCGAGGCCGGCACTTCCTGGCTGGGATGGGCGATGCGGCTGCCGCTGACGACCACCGTATCCATCAGTTGCCCGTTGGCCGGGGCAGCTGCCTCGGCGGCAAAGACGTGGGGGGCGAGGGTAGCGCTGCCGGCGACAAACAAGCTGGCGATGGTGTTCAGGCGGAAACGGTGCTGCATGCGGATTCTCCAATGTGAATAAAAGCCTGCTTGGTCGCGTGCGCGGCGCAGGTCTGCATCTGTGTATCAAGCAATATGCCTGCCATGTCTCCATTGGTGGGCTGAAATTATACGCGTGTCAGTGGCACGGCGTTTGCATACAGCAATGTTCAGATGCGCCGATGCCGCGCGCTTTTTCTGTGTTTTGCCATCGAAAGGTGATTATGCCCAACTTCTTCTCGCGCTTGCGCCAAGTGTGCTGGCTGCTGCCTGCGCTCGCCAGCAGTACCCTCCAGGCTGCTCCATTTGCCTATGTTCCCAATGAAAAATCGGGCACCTTGAGCGTGATCGACACGGCGACCGACCAGGTCGTGCGCCAGATTGCAGCCGGCAAGCGTCCGCGCGGCATCGCCGCCGACCCCACCGGGCGGCAATTGTTTGTCACGGACGCCGCCAGCAGCGCCTTGCTGCTGATCGATAACGCTGGCGGCACCCCCGTGCGCACTGTGGCGCTGGGTAAGTCGCCCGAAGGCGTTAGCGCCTCGCAAGATGGTAGTCACGTGGCCGTGGCCGTCGAGGAAAACAATAGCGTGGCCTTGCTCGATGGCCATTCCGGTACCTTGCTCGCCGATATCAAGGTACAGGGACGCAACCCGGAACATGCCGTCTTCAGCCCCGATGGGCGCTGGCTGCTGGTCAGCGCGGAAGAGGCCGAACAAGTCGATGTCATCGATGTGGCGCAGCGCCGCCAGGTGGCGTCCGTCGCCGTTGGGCTGCGTCCGCGCGGCATCGGTTTCAGTCCGGACTCGGGCCGCGCCTACGTGGCGTGCGAACTGGTCAATGCCGTCTACGTGATCGACATGGCCGCGCGCAAGGCGGTTGCCACCATTCCCGCTGGCAAGAATGCAAACGGCATCGTGGTCCATCCCAGCGGCAAGCAGGTGTATGTCTCGAACGGTATCGATGGCACGGTGATGGTGATCGACACGGCCAGCAACGAGGTGACGGCCACCATTCCCGTTGGCAAGCGCCCATGGAACATGGCCATCACGCCCGATGGCGCCAAGCTGTATGTGGCCAATGGCCGCTCGAACAGCGTTTCCGTCATCGACACGGCCAGCGCGCGCAAGGTGGCCGATATTGCTGTAGGTGAATTGCCATGGGGCGTGGTGATTCGCTAATGGCACAGGAACAGGTGTTCCAGTCTGGTACACCTGTTCCATTGTGCAGCGGCGCAAGCCCGGGCATGCGCTGAAAAGCACACCGGTATTGACGCTACGCCCTTGTAACAAGGGTAAAAGCGGCTAAGTTTGTAGTGGGATGCCGAGCTGGCACGGCATTTGCGGAAGACTCCGTGTACTCACCCCATCTGTACCAGGACGTTTGATTTTAATTACAGCAATTCCATTCTAATTAACCCGATAGAGGACGACATGAATCTCGCAGACATCAGCAAACTGGGCGTAGCCAATCCCTTCAAACAACGCTATGACAATTACATCGGCGGCAAATTCGTTGCCCCGGTAAAAGGTGAATACTTTCCTAACATCACACCGATCACGGGCTTGCCATTTTGCGAAATCGCCCGTTCCACGGCGGAAGATGTCGAGCTGGCCTTGGACGCGGCCCATGCCGCCAAGGATGCCTGGGGCAAGACTTCGCCTGCGGAGCGCGCCAATATCCTGAACCGCATCGCCGACCGCATCGAACAGAACCTGAGCCTGATCGCCACGGCGGAAACCATCGATAACGGCAAGCCGATCCGCGAAACGATGAATGCCGACATTCCGCTGGCCATCGACCATTTCCGTTATTTCGCCGGTTGCATCCGCGCGCAAGAAGGTTCCGTCGCGCAAATCGATGCGGAAACCTATGCCTACCACTACCACGAGCCGCTCGGCGTCGTGGGCCAGATCATCCCATGGAATTTCCCGATTCTGATGGCTGTGTGGAAACTGGCGCCAGCCCTGGCCGCCGGCAATTGCGTCGTGCTCAAACCGGCCGAGCAGACGCCGGCGTCCATCATGGTGTTGATCGAGCTGATCGGCGATTTGCTGCCGCCGGGCGTGCTGAACATCATCAATGGTTTCGGCCTGGAAGCGGGCAAGCCGCTGGCGTCGAGCAAGCGCATCGCCAAGATCGCCTTCACGGGCGAAACAGGCACGGGCCGCTTGATCATGGGCTACGCCGCGCAAAACCTGATTCCCGTCACCCTGGAGCTGGGCGGCAAGTCGCCGAACATCTTCTTTGAAGACGTGATGGATGCGGACGATGATTATTTCGACAAGTGCTTGGAAGGTTTTGCCATGTTCGCGCTGAACCAGGGCGAGGTGTGCACCTGCCCATCGCGCGTGCTGATCCAGGAATCGATCTACGAAAAATTCATCGAACGCGCCCTGAAGCGCGTGGCCGCCATCAAGCAGGGCAATCCGCTCGATTCGTCCACCATGATCGGCGCGCAGGCGTCTCAGGAGCAGCTGGAAAAAATCTTGTCCTACCTCGACATCGGCCGCCAGGAAGGCGCCGAAGTGCTGGCCGGCGGCGAGCGCAACACGCAGGCGGGCGACTTGGAAGGCGGTTACTACGTGCGTCCGACCGTGTTCAAGGGCAACAACAAGATGCGCATCTTCCAGGAAGAAATCTTTGGACCGGTCGTGTCCGTGACCACTTTCAAGGATGAGGCCGACGCGCTGGCGATTGCCAACGATACCTTGTACGGCCTGGGTGCCGGCTTGTGGACGCGCGACGGTTCGCGCGCCTTCCGTATGGGACGCGCCATCCAGGCGGGCCGCGTGTGGACCAATTGCTACCACCTGTATCCAGCTCACGCCGCGTTCGGCGGCTACAAGCAATCGGGTATCGGCCGCGAAAACCACAAGATGATGCTCGATCACTACCAGCAAACGAAGAACTTGCTGGTGAGCTATAGCCCGAAAGCGCTGGGCTTCTTCTAAACCGGTACACGCGCCGCGCCTGTCGTCCAGGCGCGGCGCGCAGAAAGGGATGCCATGAGTGCAGCAATTGCCCGGGTGGTCGCCACCGATGCGGCACTGGAAATGATGGACAAGTTGCGCCAGCGTCACGGCCCGCTGATGTTTTTCCAGTCGGGCGGCTGCTGCGACGGCAGCGCGCCCATGTGCTACGCGCTGGGCGAGTTCGATGTCAGCGACACCGACATCTATCTCGGCAATTTGAATGGTACACCGTTCTACATGGGACTCGAGCAATTCGAGTACTGGGAGCATACCCAGTTGATTATCGATGTGGTCGATGGCAATGGCGGCATGTTTTCACTCGACAACGGCACGGGCAAGCGCTTCTTGACGCGTTCGCGCCTGTTCACCGATGAAGAGTGCGCCTTGCTGCATGCCCAGCCGCATGAGCACCGCAAGACTTGATACACACACATACTAATAAAACAGAGGGAGATGATTGTGCAGAAAAAAATCATGGGGATACTCGTCGGTTTGGGTTTGGCATCGCTGGCCCAGGCGGCTGACGTGGGCAATGTCACCAATGCCATGCTCGACAGCACGGCGAAGAATCCAGCCAGCGTCCTGTCGTTCGGCATGGGCACGCAGGGCCAGCGCTATTCGCCGTTAACGCAGATCAATGACAAGACCGTGGCCAAGCTGGTGCCGGCCTGGTCGTTCTCGTTTGGCGGCGAAAAACAGCGTGGCCAGGAATCGCAGCCGCTGATTCACAACGGCAAGATGTTCGTTACTGCATCGTATTCGCGCATCTTTGCCGTCGACTTGAAAACGGGCGCCAAGCTGTGGAAGTACGAGCATCGCTTGCCAGACGGCATCATGCCCTGCTGCGACGTGGTCAACCGTGGTGCGGCCCTGTACGGCAACCTGGTGATTTTCGGCACGCTCGACGCCTATCTGGTGGCGCTGGACCAGAATACGGGCAAGATCGTCTGGAAAGAAAAGGTCGACGATTATGCGGCTGGCTACTCGATGACGGCCGCGCCGCTGATCGCCGAAGGCTTGCTGCTGACGGGCGTGTCGGGTGGCGAATTCGGCATCGTGGGGCGGGTCGAAGCGCGCAACCCGATGACGGGCGACCTCGTGTGGAGCCGTCCGACGGTAGAGGGCCACATGGGCCACCGCTACGACAAGGATGGCAAGGCGATCGACAATGGCGTGTCCGGCACCGCGAACAAAACGTGGCCCGGCGACCTGTGGAAAACGGGCGGCGCCTCGACGTGGATGGGTGGTACCTATGATCCGCAAACCAAGCTTGCCTACTTTGGCACGGGCAACCCGGCGCCATGGAACAGCCACTTGCGTCCCGGCGACAATCTGTACTCGTCGTCTACCGTGGCGCTGGACGTGAAAACGGGCCAGATCAAGTGGGCGTATCAAAACACGCCGAACGACGCCTGGGATTTCGACGGCGCCAACGAATTCGTCACTTTCGATATGGATGGCAAGCGCTACGGCGGCAAGGCCGACCGCAACGGTTTCTTCTATGTGATCGACGCCAATACGGGCAAGTTGCAGAACGCCTTCCCGTTTGTGAAGAAAATCACATGGGCCAGCAGCATCGACCTGAAGACGGGCCGGCCCAACTTCATCGCCGCCGGCCGCCCCGGCGACCCGACCAAGGGAGAGGAAGGCAAGAAGGGCACGACCGTGTTTGCCGCGCCTGCTTTCCTCGGCGCCAAAAACCAGATGCCGATGGCCTACTCGCCGCAAACCAAGCTGTTCTATGTGCCGGCGAACGAATGGGGCATGGATATCTGGAACGAGCCGATCAGCTACAAGAAGGGCGGCGCTTTCCTCGGCGCGGGCTTCACCATCAAGCCCTTGTTTGATGACTATATCGGCGCCATGCGCGCCGTCGATCCGAAGACTGGCAAGATCGTCTGGGAAATCAAGAATAACGCGCCGCTGTGGGGTGGCGTGATGAGCACGGCCGGTAACCTGGTGTTCTACGGCACGCCGGAAGGTTTCCTGAAAGCCGTCGATGCGAAGACGGGCAAGGAACTGTGGAAATTCCAGACGGGCTCCGGCGTCGTGGCGCCGCCCGTCACGTGGCAGGATGGCGACACGCAATATGTGGCCGTCGTATCAGGCTGGGGTGGCGCGGTGCCGCTGTGGGGCGGCGAAGTGGCGAAGAAGGTCAACTTCCTGGAACAGGGCGGTTCCGTGTGGGTCTTCAAGCTGGCATCGAAGTAACGGGGTGAAGCACCCGGGCCACACGGATGGGTGTCTCCCTGTCTGCCGGGTGCTTTCTTTTTGCTGACGGCCCAGGCCGTCAGTTTTTTGTTTACCTGGATGACAGATACGCATACTTGCGGTCAAAAAATGAACACTGTCAGTGGCGATTGATCCGCCGCTGCACACGTTCAATACGCTTTTTTTCTTTCTCCCTCTGAGGCTTGCTGGGCACGCTTATTGCCAAAGCTTGAGGTACATCAATCACTGGTGTGCACACTAAAAACAGAGAAGAAAGAGGAGAAGAAATGAACACATGGATCAAGCTGGGGAGCCTCGGTGTCATGACAATCGCAGCGGTGGGACAGGCGCAAGCCGTCGATATCAAGGCTGGCGACTGGACCGTGTCGGTGGGCGGCATCGTCAACGCCTACTACACGCAAGTGTCGTGTTCGGGCGATGCGGTGGGCGGGCTGGCGCTGGGCGGCCAGGCGCTCGGTTGCGGCGGAGAGAAGGACCGAACCACCATCGGCAACGGCTTGCTGCCCAACGGCTTGATCACCTCGGCGAGCTCGAGGCTGGGCGAGTACGACGTGAAAGCCTTGATCGGCATCTACAACTCGACGGCCACGGACAGCGCCATCAGCCAGAACAGCGTGGTCGACGTGCGCCAAGCCTTCTTCACGTTTGGCAATGAGCAGATGGGCACCTTCAAGCTGGGCCGCGACTATGGCATCTTCGGCGCGAACGCGATTTTGTCCGACATGACCTTGCTGGGTTCGGGCGCACCCGTGCAGGCGACGCAGCGTGGCCGCGTGACCCTGGGCCATATCGGCGCCGGCTATACCTATCTGGGCAACTATGGCCAGATCATGTACAGCTCGCCGAAGTCGGGTGGCGTTGGCGTCGATGTGGCGCTGGTCAGTCCGGTCTCCGATACGCCCATCGTGGCAGGCTCGACCTATTCTTCGAAGTCGAGTCCGCAAGTGCAGGCGCAGCTGACGTATGCGCAGGAAGGGTTGAAGGCGTGGCTCGGCGTGAAGTCGCAAAAATTCACCTCGAAAACGCCAGGAGTCGATGACCTGACCATGCGCGGCGTGGAAGTGGGTGGCTCGTACCAGATGGGCCCGGCTAGCGTACTGGTCAACTTCCAGGGCGGCAAGGGGCTCGGTATCTTGTCCGATGCGGACCAGGGCGATACCAAATCGAAGAACTGGCTGCTGCAAGGCACGTATAAAACGACGGACAAGCTGAAGCTGGGTTTGTCCTACGGCATCAGCAAGAACGACGACAACACGGCCGGCACGGGCGGCTTGAAGTCGAACGCCAACCTGACCCTGGGCGCGTATTACTCGCTCAACAGCGCGATCACCCTGGTAGGCGAGCTGGGCCAGACGCGCTCGAAAGGTTTTGCCGGCGGCGAAGCGAAGATGAATGGCGTGTCCCTGGGCGGCATTATTTTCTTCTAACTCAACAACGCGGCGCCTTGCGACAGGGCGCCGCACGGAGCACCATGCATGCGGATAATGCGCTTGTTCATAGCTTGCTGGCTATTCCTGTTTATCCTCGGACAGGCGTGGGCCGGTGTGCTCACCAAGGCCGAGCTGGCGCGGCGTTTTCCTGCGCCCATCGTCGTGGGCGACAAGGAGATCGATTTGCCCGTCTGGCCCCTGTTCCGCCAAAACGCCACGGCGACAGAGCTGGTCGGCTACGTTTTTGAATCGCTGGACTTGGCGCCCATTCCCGGCTTTTCCGGCGTGCCCGTCAATCTGCTGATCGCCATCGATCCGAAGGGCAGTTTTCTCGATGTCGCCGTACTGTCGCAGCACGAACCCGTGTTTCTCGACGGCTTGGGCGAAGCGCCCTTGTTTCAGTTCGTCAAACAGTACCAGGGCTTGTCGCTGAAACAGAATATCGCCATCGATGCGCGAACCAAGCGCGCGCCGGATGCGACCCACGCCGATATCGATGGCGTATCGAAGGCCACGGCTTCCGTGCGCATCATCAACCAGAGCGTGCTGGCCTCGGCCTTGAAAGTGTCGCGCAAAAAACTCGGTTTTGCGCAAGGTCGTGACCCCGACCAGATTGCCCGCATCCGCATGGAGGTATTCGAGAAACTCAGCGTGGCGCAGATGCTCGAACAGGGCTTGATCCAGCATGTGCGCTTGAGCAACAAGGACGTGGAAGCCTTGTTTGCGGGCAGTCCCGGCGCGGGACTCGATGTGGAAGCCCAGCGCGAGCCGGAAGGCGTGTTCATCGACCTATACTTGGCGTATGTTTCCGTTCCCACGGTGGGACGCAATCTGTTGACGGAACGCAGCTGGAACAAATTGCGCAACCGGTTTGACGAGGGCGACCACGCCATCCTCATCATGTCGCGCGGGCGCTACAGCGTGCTGGGCGACGATTTTGTGCGCGGCACCGTGCCCGACCGGCTGTTGCTGAAGCAGGATGGCTTGCCCATCGACATGCGCGACCTGGACCTGGACTTGAGCTTGTCCGATACGGCTTCCTTGCCGACGGAAAATATCGCCGCATTGCGCATCATCAGCCAGGCGGGACTCGATGCGGCCAGTCCGCTGGCGTTCACGCTGCCGATCACGCGCAGCAAGGGCATCGTGTATCCGGAGCGCATCGCGCGCAACGTGGATGTCAGCTACCGCTTGCCGGCAGAGTTCTATACGGCGCCGCAAGGCGACGATGCCACGTGGCGTGGCACGTGGCAGGGACGCAAGGCCGAGTTGCTGCTATTGGTGACCGGGCTGGCGCTGCTGGCCGGCGCCTTGGCGTGGCAGAAACGGCTGGTGCGCGATGGCCGCCAATTTGCATGGTTCCGCCGTCTGTTCCTGTTGTTTACCATTGGCTTCATCGGCTATTACGCGCAGGGCCAGTTGTCGATCGTCAATATCACGGGCGTCATCCAAGCGCTGCTGGCGGGGCGCAGCCTGGGCTTTTTCCTGTTCGATCCGATGACGGTGATCCTGTGGACGTTCGTGCTGCTCAGCCTGCTTGTCTGGGGACGGGGCACGTTTTGTGGCTGGCTGTGTCCGTTTGGAGCGCTGCAGGAATTCACGGGCAAGCTGGGCCAGTGGCTGCGCTTGCCTCAGTGGAAGATCAAGCCGCGCCTCGACGGGCGCCTGAAATGGATCAAGTATGGCTTGCTGTTGGCCATCCTTTTCAGCAGCCTGTTTTCCAGCCAGATCACGGACAAGCTGGTCGAGCTGGAACCGTTCAAGACGGCCATCACCCTGAACTTCGTGCGGGCTTGGCCCTTCGTTGCATATGCCGTGGGCTTGCTGCTGCTCAGCAGTGTTTCCTATAAATTCTTTTGCCGCTACCTGTGCCCATTCGGTGCGGCGCTGGCGCTGCTGGGACGGTTTCGCTTGTTCAATTGGATTCCCCGTCGCAAGGAGTGTGGCACGCCGTGCCAGACTTGCCGCCACCGGTGCGAGCATCACGCCATCGCGCCGAGCGGGAAAGTCGATTATGGCGAGTGTTTCCAGTGCATGGATTGCGTGGTGATTTACGCTAGCGATGAAAAATGCGCGCCCTTGATGCTGGAAATCAAGCGTGCCCGCACGATACCCATTGTCCGGGCCACGGCAGAGGAGAGCAGCAATGCAGCGTAGAACCTTTATATCCGCAGCGATAGGCAGCGTGGCCGGCATGGCGGGCTTGTCTTTGCCGGGCAGCATGGCGCGCGGCACGGCCACGGCATCCGGCGTGCGATCTTATCAAGGCGCAGCGCTGGCGTTTGGCACGACGATCGCCGTCACCGTGTTGCACCACGATCAGCGCCAGGCCGAGCTGGCTATTGAAGACGCCTTGCACGCAGCCAGGAATATCGACCGCCTGATGAGCATTTACAGTCCCGCCAGCCAAGTCTTCCAGCTGAACCGTGACGGCCGCCTGGCCCGGCCGGACGCCCATTTGCTGGCGGTGCTGGCGCAGGCGCAAGTCTTGTCGCAATGGAGCGATGGGGCATTTGATATCACCGTGCAACCTTTATGGCAGCTGTTTCACGCGGCGGCAGACCAGGCCGGCTTGCCTGCGGAAGCACTACGGCGCAAAGCGCAGGCGCGGATCGGCTGGCGGCAATTGGCGTGGGACAAACGCGAAGTGCGTTTCCTGCAGCCCGGCATGGCGCTGACCTTGAATGGCCTGGCGCAAGGTTACGCTGCGGACATGGCGCTGGCTGCCGTGCAGGCGCGCGGCATACGGCACGCGTTGCTGGACACGGGCGAATTCGTTGCGCGCGGGCAGCGCTCCGTGCGCCGGCCATGGACCTTGGGCATCCAAGACCCGCGCGACGCAGAAATCCTCGCGGCCACCTTGAAAGTGGAAGGGCGCAGCGTGGCCACGTCCGGCGATTACGAATGTACGTTCACGCCGGACTTCGTGCATCACCACATCTTCGACCCTTCGAAGGGCGATTCGCCGCGTGAACTGGCCAGCGTGACGGTGCTGGCGCCCACGGGCTTGCTGGCCGATGGCTTGTCGACAACCTTCATGGTGACGGGCGCGGCGCGTGCGCATGCGATGGCCGTACGGATGGAAGGTGTCGACTTGATGACCATCGACAAGCAGGGCCGGCGCCAGATGTCGCCCGGCTTTTCCCGGCTACTCTAGGCTATTTCAGATGCGGCACCTTGCGATAGATTGTGTTGCGCGACACGCCCAGGGCCCGCGCCGTGGCCGAGACGTTGCCGCCGTGGGCATCGAGCGACTTGAGAATGACGCTTTGCTCCATCTCTTCCAGGTTGGCGCCGGCGGCGATCATCCGGTCCGTGCTGGCGCTGGCGGCAGTCGCTTGCGTCATTTCAATATCATCGAGGAAATCGTCGGGCATGTGGCGCAGACAGATTTCGTGTTCGTCGCCTGCCATGACGATGGCTGTGCGCAACAGATTGGTCAGCTGCCGGAAGTTGCCCGGCCATTTATGCTGGTGGAACATGCGCAGGATGTCCGGCGCCACCGTGTAGCGCGTATCGGGGGCTTCCGTCGCGAGGATTTTTTTCACGACCGTATCGAGGTCCGTGCGTTCGCGCAGCGGCGGCAGTTTGACCACCAGGCCATTCAGGCGGTAATACAAGTCTTCGCGGAATAGCCCCTTGGCCATGCGTTCGCGCAAGTTGTGATTCGTGGCGCAAATGAGTTCCACATTGACGGTGATCGATTTGCTGCTGCCCAACGGGGTGACCATACGTTCCTGCAACACGCGCAGCAGGCGCGCCTGCAAGCCAAACGGCATGTCGCCGATTTCATCGAGGAACAGGGTGCCGCCATTGGCTTGCAATATCTTGCCGATGGCGCCCTTCTTGCGCGCACCTGTAAACGCCCCGTCCTCATAGCCGAACAGTTCGGACTCGATCAGGGTTTCCGGGATCGACGCGCAGTTGACGGCGATAAACGGCCCCATGGCCCGTGGCGAATCGTTGTGGATGGCTTGTGCCAGCAATTCCTTGCCCGTACCCGTTTCGCCCATGACGAGGATGGGGATATCGCGTCCCAATACCTTGTTGACCTTTTCGATCACCAGTTCCAGTTGCGGATCGCCCGTGCGCAGGTAGCGCAAGCCGGACAGGCGGCGTGCCGCGTTGGCCGCATGGCTGGCCGGCGCGGGGACCTGCGCCGGGGCGGCGTTGATATCGCTATGGTCGGTGCTGGCAGCAAAGCCATGCTGGAAGGCACTATTGGCTAACCGCAACTGCGCGCGCCCATACACGCGCACGCCGCTGTGCATGCACAGGTTCAGCAAACCGGGCGAGGCCGTGCGGTAATGGTCGTACAGGGCAGACACGGGCAAGCCGAACAGGGAGCTGAACGTGTGCGATTGCAGCGCGGCAAATGACAGGCCCAGCTGGAACAAGCCATTCTTGTTGGCCGATAAGAACCGGCCGCCCGGCGTGAATGAGGCGATGCCTTCCATCAAGGTCCCGATGAATTCAGGACGCGCGTGGAAGTGCACGGTGATGGCGTCTTCGAAGGTGGCGGAAAACAACTGATTTTCGATCATCAGCGCCGACATGCGCACGAGAGCCATCGTATGCTTGTGGAAACTGCGCTGGTCGCTGGAGACATCGAGCACGCCGATGACATTGCCCCTGTGGTCGGTGATCGGCGCTGCGGAACACGTGAGGAAATGATTGGCGGCCAGGTAATGCTGGTCCGCATGGACCAAAGTCGGTACTTTTTCCGTGATGGCCGTGCCGATGG
Coding sequences within:
- a CDS encoding PQQ-dependent methanol/ethanol family dehydrogenase, yielding MGILVGLGLASLAQAADVGNVTNAMLDSTAKNPASVLSFGMGTQGQRYSPLTQINDKTVAKLVPAWSFSFGGEKQRGQESQPLIHNGKMFVTASYSRIFAVDLKTGAKLWKYEHRLPDGIMPCCDVVNRGAALYGNLVIFGTLDAYLVALDQNTGKIVWKEKVDDYAAGYSMTAAPLIAEGLLLTGVSGGEFGIVGRVEARNPMTGDLVWSRPTVEGHMGHRYDKDGKAIDNGVSGTANKTWPGDLWKTGGASTWMGGTYDPQTKLAYFGTGNPAPWNSHLRPGDNLYSSSTVALDVKTGQIKWAYQNTPNDAWDFDGANEFVTFDMDGKRYGGKADRNGFFYVIDANTGKLQNAFPFVKKITWASSIDLKTGRPNFIAAGRPGDPTKGEEGKKGTTVFAAPAFLGAKNQMPMAYSPQTKLFYVPANEWGMDIWNEPISYKKGGAFLGAGFTIKPLFDDYIGAMRAVDPKTGKIVWEIKNNAPLWGGVMSTAGNLVFYGTPEGFLKAVDAKTGKELWKFQTGSGVVAPPVTWQDGDTQYVAVVSGWGGAVPLWGGEVAKKVNFLEQGGSVWVFKLASK
- a CDS encoding porin, coding for MNTWIKLGSLGVMTIAAVGQAQAVDIKAGDWTVSVGGIVNAYYTQVSCSGDAVGGLALGGQALGCGGEKDRTTIGNGLLPNGLITSASSRLGEYDVKALIGIYNSTATDSAISQNSVVDVRQAFFTFGNEQMGTFKLGRDYGIFGANAILSDMTLLGSGAPVQATQRGRVTLGHIGAGYTYLGNYGQIMYSSPKSGGVGVDVALVSPVSDTPIVAGSTYSSKSSPQVQAQLTYAQEGLKAWLGVKSQKFTSKTPGVDDLTMRGVEVGGSYQMGPASVLVNFQGGKGLGILSDADQGDTKSKNWLLQGTYKTTDKLKLGLSYGISKNDDNTAGTGGLKSNANLTLGAYYSLNSAITLVGELGQTRSKGFAGGEAKMNGVSLGGIIFF
- a CDS encoding 4Fe-4S binding protein, translating into MRLFIACWLFLFILGQAWAGVLTKAELARRFPAPIVVGDKEIDLPVWPLFRQNATATELVGYVFESLDLAPIPGFSGVPVNLLIAIDPKGSFLDVAVLSQHEPVFLDGLGEAPLFQFVKQYQGLSLKQNIAIDARTKRAPDATHADIDGVSKATASVRIINQSVLASALKVSRKKLGFAQGRDPDQIARIRMEVFEKLSVAQMLEQGLIQHVRLSNKDVEALFAGSPGAGLDVEAQREPEGVFIDLYLAYVSVPTVGRNLLTERSWNKLRNRFDEGDHAILIMSRGRYSVLGDDFVRGTVPDRLLLKQDGLPIDMRDLDLDLSLSDTASLPTENIAALRIISQAGLDAASPLAFTLPITRSKGIVYPERIARNVDVSYRLPAEFYTAPQGDDATWRGTWQGRKAELLLLVTGLALLAGALAWQKRLVRDGRQFAWFRRLFLLFTIGFIGYYAQGQLSIVNITGVIQALLAGRSLGFFLFDPMTVILWTFVLLSLLVWGRGTFCGWLCPFGALQEFTGKLGQWLRLPQWKIKPRLDGRLKWIKYGLLLAILFSSLFSSQITDKLVELEPFKTAITLNFVRAWPFVAYAVGLLLLSSVSYKFFCRYLCPFGAALALLGRFRLFNWIPRRKECGTPCQTCRHRCEHHAIAPSGKVDYGECFQCMDCVVIYASDEKCAPLMLEIKRARTIPIVRATAEESSNAA
- a CDS encoding FAD:protein FMN transferase, with amino-acid sequence MQRRTFISAAIGSVAGMAGLSLPGSMARGTATASGVRSYQGAALAFGTTIAVTVLHHDQRQAELAIEDALHAARNIDRLMSIYSPASQVFQLNRDGRLARPDAHLLAVLAQAQVLSQWSDGAFDITVQPLWQLFHAAADQAGLPAEALRRKAQARIGWRQLAWDKREVRFLQPGMALTLNGLAQGYAADMALAAVQARGIRHALLDTGEFVARGQRSVRRPWTLGIQDPRDAEILAATLKVEGRSVATSGDYECTFTPDFVHHHIFDPSKGDSPRELASVTVLAPTGLLADGLSTTFMVTGAARAHAMAVRMEGVDLMTIDKQGRRQMSPGFSRLL